A region of the Anguilla anguilla isolate fAngAng1 chromosome 16, fAngAng1.pri, whole genome shotgun sequence genome:
tgccCAGCAAGACATTTCAGCTAAAAAAATTTCAggtcaaactggtggactagctgactatatAAAATGGAATTTTCATCAGGGTGGTGCAAGCAACCAACAAAATTCATTTCAACCTCTGTAATAAAAAGTGAATGTTTTGCTTAGTTTCACTTGTTTTTCGACCTATCTTTCATCATGACATATCCATAGTAAGCCATGTAGCCTATTAGGCGTTTTGAAAATGCGGTTATAGAAACGATATTATAGTACCCTAGTTGGCATTTACGGCGTTTTCAAGAATTCGGCCCATTCGCTAGAGAATAGCTCACAGCCTTGAGGAACTTCCTAGAATTGCATAATTTTTCCGGAATAATCGAGAGAATTTTCTAGCGTCACGGGCTGCATAAACGCTCCAGAAAGTTCTGCGTCTCGACGCTGTATAAATAGTAAGCGGCTGTTAAAGCCGAGAGAGATTCCAGCCCACGAACGTCTAGCGTGTAAGACAAGGAGTTGTCGGTAATTCTTTTGTTGAAAAGGTAACGTTACTGTACCTTGACGTCTTTGTATTACATATATTATCTTCAATAGCTGAATGTCATGGATCAAAGGAAAGTTAAGCTCCAAGTCTTGCTAGTTTAAATGTCAGTTCTACCTTTCTTTCTAGGTGTTTTAAAGACAGTGACACTGAAGCTTCAGTCCATATGTTTCGTAACGTGAACTTAATCGTGGAATAAAATAGATGGCCACACGGCTAGGTTACTAGATAGTTATGTTGTCTTTTGTACAAACAGCTGTCATCTGATTGATCGAATTAACTAATTCGTTTTggcaatttgtttatttgtgtcgTTTGTCTATAGCTGCTGTAGTCGAGATGGTTCGGGAAACCGGTTACTACGACCTTCTTGGCGTAAAACCAGAAGCCTCGTTGGATGAAATTAAGAAGGCATACCGAAAACTTGCTTTGAAATATCATCCTGACAAGAACCCCAACGAAGGAGAGAAAGTAAGTCACGTCTGATTGTGTTGAACGGGGTGGATGCCTAGACACAGCCTGCTCGATTTACAACACAGCGAGAACGGCTTCTGGAATGATCTGGAACTAGGATCATCGAACTGTCAATTTCCGAAAGTTAAAATCGCAATTTGTAAGGGATTAATTTATAAACATTTCATTGTGTTGACATTTAatgctcaatgtacctagttagggtaatatgattacgttagtttatttggcaggattgtttttgtctgattaggcaaatgtgattccagtgctagtttgtacttggtaggattgttgtttgctgaacaggttactctacagggttggagtcctgatcgatgtggtcacttctggcactacgatctttactcactctagtgtgtttcttttgcagcTCTGCACCTTGacctaatgcacttgttgtacgtcgctctggataagagcgtctgctaaatgcctgtaatgtaatgtaatttaatattgtttaatttctaCAGTTCAAGCTGATTTCTCAAGCCTATGAGGTTCTGTCCGACCCAAAGAAGAGAGACTTGTATGATCGTGGAGGGGAACAAGCCATCAAAGAAGGAGGGATGGGAGGCCAAGCGTTTTCCTCCCCTATGGacatttttaacatgtttttcgGGGGTGGTAGCAGAAtgcagagggaaaggagaggtAAGGCAACCCCTGGCTTCAATCCCTcatattttacagtttgttATAATTATAGATTATCATCTGATACTGATTCTGCTGGATACTGTTAGCATTTAGTCCTGGACATTATATTCAGGTGCTCAACATCTCAGTCTGTTACCGAGGTAATACCACAAAATATTAGATATCAAGCAGAAATCATTATTTATGACTGAGTACTTATACTAAATTATTCCTTCAATTAAAGTTAATGAGTGACTTCTCCTATCACTTTCAGTTTGAgtaattttttgcttttttgttgttgtccttTTTAGGGAAGAATGTTGTCCATCAACTTTCTGTTACACTGGAAGAGATGTACAGTGGCGCAACCCGAAAACTGGGCCTTCATAAGAATGTaatctgtgaaaaatgtgatGGTATGTGCcatattttcctatttttttcccttagaGTTTATTCAAAAACTTTAgagtttattcatgtttttttcatctcCCCAAAGAGAAGTTCAGTCTAGTGCATTATTGCATTTGCATAAATTGCTTGTAACAAACatacaaagaagaagaaaaaaaccaccAATACAGTCCACTGTATATTGCAACTGTAGTCTGGTATTTCATCTTAGGTCAAGCGTCTTGTCCTTAATGTACCTTCAATGAAATGGAATCTGGAGTTTGTGACAATACAAGTATTTATGATGGTCAGCTTGGTTCTGATCAAGTGTGTATTACGCCTGCTTATAGTAGTTTCAAAATAAGCTAGTAAATGATAGATTTGTTAAATTGCAACAGTTTCAAATTAAAGCTCTAACTGGGTCTTAAACATGTGAAATCTTTAAATACGttataattacagaaataaatattacagattAAGCAGATCAGTATTCAAAAAAGGTGGCTATGTATAGCTAGACTGAGTCCTTTGCCATctaaaaccaaaatataaaatactgaatgcccaaaaataatttttttgtatcaTACGAAAACTGCCACACCCAGGTATATCccttcatttgcatgttttcccaCAAGGGTCAAAACCCAAATACTTTCTACATGTCCTGAAGTACCCTCTATTTGTTATATACAATAAACTGGTATCTAGTTGGATGGAGAGATGAACAGCTGTCTATTATTCTGATGAAGGCCAGGACTAAAAGCCTCCAATGTTTCGCTGTAGGTTACGGAGGAAAGAAAGGAGCATTGGAAAAGTGCTCAAACTGCAAAGGGAGGGGTGTTCAGATACAGGTGCAGCAGATCGGGCCGGGCATGATACAGCAAATCCAGAGCATGTGTGCGGACTGCCAGGGCCAAGGCGAGAGGTTCAACTCGAAAGACCGATGTAAGAACTGCAATGGTCACAAAGTGGAACGCAAGAAGAAGATCCTGGAAGTCCACATTGACAAAGGTGTGTAGGTTATCCTGGCAGTTCCTGTTAAAGTCGTGCTCTACACCAAATCGATCAGACCCAACTTGTATATTTGTAGCAATGAGCTTGTGAGattttactgtaaatcacaATTTTTGTGTAATTCTACAAGTCCCAGTGGTAAATGCTCTTGCCTGAATATATTTAGCTCTCTCATTCTCAGCTTTTTATGGTGTGCATGGGTTGGTTCACTAACAAAGTGCAATGCATGACTTCAATGTAAAGGCATGAAAGATGGGCAGAAGATTACATTCCATGGGGAGGGTGACCAGGAGCCTGGGCTGGAACCTGGCGATGTCATAATTGTCCTGGACCAGAAGGACCACCCAGTGTTCCAGAGACAGGAAGACAACCTCCTCATGAAGATGGAGATCAAGCTGGTCGAAGCACTCTGTGGGTTCAGAAAGACTATTCGCACTTTAGACAACAGAATGCTCATCATTACCTCACCACCAGGTAAACTGCAAA
Encoded here:
- the LOC118215361 gene encoding dnaJ homolog subfamily A member 4-like gives rise to the protein MVRETGYYDLLGVKPEASLDEIKKAYRKLALKYHPDKNPNEGEKFKLISQAYEVLSDPKKRDLYDRGGEQAIKEGGMGGQAFSSPMDIFNMFFGGGSRMQRERRGKNVVHQLSVTLEEMYSGATRKLGLHKNVICEKCDGYGGKKGALEKCSNCKGRGVQIQVQQIGPGMIQQIQSMCADCQGQGERFNSKDRCKNCNGHKVERKKKILEVHIDKGMKDGQKITFHGEGDQEPGLEPGDVIIVLDQKDHPVFQRQEDNLLMKMEIKLVEALCGFRKTIRTLDNRMLIITSPPGHVVKHNDIKCVQNEGMPLYRDPYERGQLIIQFVVEFPEKGWLPDHMLPQLEALLPPRDEVMITDDMEEVDLSDLDLHSQQRRYNTEVYEEDESPRGGVQCQTQ